In Zingiber officinale cultivar Zhangliang chromosome 3A, Zo_v1.1, whole genome shotgun sequence, the DNA window GAGCAAGCTTCACTTTTCCTTGCGAAACTTGCCCAAGGCAAAAGCTTCATTGACTGCAGCGAGAACAGCTGCTAATGCCATTTATGTCCCGCCAGCACAACAAGGTAGCATCGATTTACTAAGCGGGATCCTTCATGCTGAAGAGAAGGACTACAAGACAGCTTACAGCTATTTCTTCGAAGCCTTTGAAGCATTCAACtctcttgaggatcctcgtgcAGTCTTTAGCCTTAAATACATGCTCTTGTGCAAGATCATGGTCAGCCAGGCCGATGATGTTGCTGGGATAATCTCTTCTAAGGCTGGCTTGCAGTACCTCGGTCCTGATTTGGATGCCATGAAAGCTGTCGCAGACGCGCACTCAAAGCGCTCACTGAAGTTATTCGAAACTGCTCTGCGAGATTATAGGGCTCAATTGGAGGAAGATCCAATCGTCCACAGACATCTTTCATCTCTCTACGACACCCTCCTGGAGCAGAATCTTTGCAGACTGATTGAGCCCTACTCTAGGGTGGAGATTGCTCATATTGCCGAGCTGATTGAATTGCCGGTTGACCACGTTGAGAAGAAACTGTCACAGATGATACTGGACAAGAAGTTCACAGGCACTTTGGATCAGGGTGCAGGTTGTCTCATCATCTTTGATGACCTCAAGACGGATGCGATTTATCCGGCCACACTGGATACAATTGCCAACATCGGGAAAGTGGTCGACAGCCTCTATGTGCGATCAGCTCATATTATGTCATGAGGTCGTCTCCTTAACACTTTTTAAGGAAATTCTGGGTGCTGTTAAGTACTATATTTTACTTTGGTTACCTTTCGCCACCAAATATCTGGATGTTTTTAACTGCAAAATGGATGGTTTCGGTTGTTGCTTAGTTTTTTTTCTGCATCTTAGGAGCTTCACTTCTGTCAAGTTGGAATCTTGTTTCTGTGGATTCACATAAGAAATTCTACTTCGAAATGCTTTCTTCTAAGATGGTCATGAATGATTATGGAAGGAAAAACATTTTAAGCCTCCTAAATTCATTGCTCTGCTACCCTTTGTGTCTCGAATCTATTTTGATTGTAATTTCCATTTAGTGAACAAAAAATTGCCAAATTTATACATTCTGAGTCAATTCATTCAACTGAAACTTATTTAATGATTACACAAATCCAGGTCCTTCACAGTTTGCCCCCACAATGGCAATGTTATTGGTGGAAAAAAGGTCCTCTGCTTGATCTACAAGATCCAAGCAATAACACACTATAATAACCCTTGGGTGAGTAATAAGACTTCCTTGTATCGACTACATAAAAGCACAACAACAAACTTCCAAAAATAACATCTCTCCATTTCCTTGGAAACAAGGAGATAGCACATGGAGATCACAGCCTCTTCTCCTGCTTTCCTCATCTGCACGAGATTGACCTGCTCGAGAAGAGAGGATGATCCCGACAATCAGGCCATAGAGAGCCAGAGCCTCTGCCAAAATGAGAATCAGAATCATGCCAACAAATAGCTTTGGCTGTTGAGCATTTGCCCTGCAAACCGTATTCAGTATGGTTAGCTAGACAGTCGAAAGCCATTGCTCAAACAGCTACACTCCTCTATAATGGACCGTGTTTATGTTATATGTGCCTAAATCACACAAACTCAAGCATGAgtatctaacatgggttcaaatTTGTGCATGACATTgttatttctaaaatttcttgCATATGACGACCAATAGAAATATCGAGCATCCATTTGGTGTTATACTGTAGATATCCGACATTAATGGACCAGAGGATACATATAAATTCAGGTCCCTTACTTcccaaaatttgaaaaaaaaaatgaggattttattttattttcccttATAATTTGTTGCCTTTCAGACTGCTTGGAATCTAAATTTTTAGTCACAAACATATCTCACGACTCATTTTAAAGTCATGATCTAAAACCTCTCacgattttcaaaatttagccgCAAGCTTACATctatatattcatgatttaaactATAACGTCCCCAGCATTTTAGTGCTGCGGTAAAATATTCAGATTATCATCTAAGTATCCGTGATTTGATCCCCAACTATAgtgtatttataaaaaattttcttctAAATAGGGGgcgcaactaaaggatgttgaaCTTCTGAATTGGTCATCGCGTATGCTTCCTGATTTACTCTGATGATTAATAGAAAACTTCCATCGGACTGGACCGATTACTCAAgaataatcaataaaattaattgagaTTATCATATCATTTAAACTATAGCGGGGCCGGATTTGATTAAAATGATTTAAACTGTAGTTATATATTGAAACTATAGGTAACTACTCTATGAAAAATGGAAGATTCGACCCTCCATATGGGTAATGCCCTAACGTTCGACagagggaaaaaaaaacatattatttcTTGTGTCTTCCAAGTTCCAACTTCTACCATCTGTGTAGACTCATTTCCATAATCAGTTGTCCCCGGTTGACTTTATTAGTCAGTAGCCAttggttacttggtttgtaaGTTTTCGGGTGACTGATTAAGTGGAAAGCCCATAACATGCTTTAATTAATGGCTTAGTCATTAATTGAAAAGGTGATGATAATTTATTAATTAGCAGTGTGTTGAGCTCTATGAGcaatggaaaaagaaaaaaaaaatctacgatgggatgtattttattattgttaacggGCATAATCATCTGTATATAttcattataatatttttttaattgcgGTTAATTAACCAAATGAAAATGTATCTTTTTAACTTTTATTAATTTGGAAGTTGATCCCTTGAGAAGTTGAGTAGATGGGTGTCCGATGAGGTGGTAGGAATATTAATCGAGGAAAAATTTTGAGTTGGGAGCTGTGGATCTTTGCACATCACAAATAGAACCAACAGGAATATTAGAGGAAGAACCAGGGAGGGGATCCCTGCTGCAGGCTCTCCGACGCTAAGATTAAAATAGTAGCTGAGTGAAATTGAGAAGAAACTAAATACTAGAATAGTAATGTCGATGTATGTGCGTACCTATCCAACTGAGATgatcccctttttatactatTTATCATAACCTTCATGATAAAAAAGCATTAGAAAATGTCAGGTGCCAGAATATGCAGGGTAGTGGAGGATATACGACCGCCTTCTCCTAGGCATAGGAAGGTTCCGTTGCGTATATATGTCAGAGTAGCGGAATACTCCCCGAAAAGTAGccattattctctgacagatggTTGTAATTTTTTAACAATGTTGTCGATCAGCTCTAGGGCTGACCGAGTTTATGTTGTGAGTCATTCCCATGAGAAATGGGGAGCTGAGCTCTGAAGGTCCGACTGGCTCTAAGGCTGACCGGGTTTATGTTGGGAgtgttgattgctactcggaatatcgtaccggttctcctgtacataaattttgtacaagtcctgaatatttcctaataacctattatgttctttagaaattaaattatgaatcgcaaacagagcttaacattattgattcaaaatttaacttatccgttcttagaagtttagacttggatcacaaacgatatttaacattattgatccaaatccacccatgttataaattcaattaaatatttatttcagacaTCGGCTCTTAGGTCAAACATGTCgaagcacttggccttcttgggtatgagatcattcaccactgcctcgacgaagcctctcaaagaaattcaatatttaatctccttatagtaaccctaggtttaaccaaaaagaacaatcgaatcacaagatcgaaaaacaaagaaacacaaattcgaatcacaaatccgaaacctagaatcactagcctcttgtgtttgatatttcaaaatccataccaagaaaactagtatgatgcggaatagaattactagttatatctttctttgtaagaaacaaccttttgatcttctatcgtattcctcttcttatctcggacgttatgtgggcaacgatctaccgagatgagaaccaccaagacatcTTCCTtctagcaagtttcggccaccaaccttcaagctccaagggatgctaaaacAAAGTCTCATTTCTCTCCTTatcctagcaagaaccggccaccacaagaactccaagagaaggatgcaccggccactaaagaagaagagaaaaggagtaTAGGGCCGGCCAtatcaaggaagagaggagaggaatagaggatgtgttgttgtgaggtgagacacctctaccctctcttttatattccttggttttggcaaataaggaaagttttaataaaaacttccttattctatttgccaatgaaaggaaaatttaattaaaatttcctttaatcctTTATCATGGCCAGCCACCTCTAGcaccacaaataaggaaagttttaaacacaaaattaaaacttccttatttgtttccgaaaattttaaaaataaaatttctcttttagattcctttcatggttggttataaaaggaaacttttataaattaaaatctctctattaaaatatgtggatgattataaaaaggaaagttttcttcaaaattaaaattttccttttaaatctacaaataaggaaagatatcaaatctttcttttaatcttttgtagaaagttataaaaggaaaaatttataatttttaaaactctcttttaaatcatgaacatggttacaaaaaaggaaacttttattaaaaattaaaatcttccttttaactacaaataaggaaagatatcaaacctttctcttaatcctttgtagaaaactataaaaagaaagatttaaattttaaactctcttttaaaatcatgccttccacataagaaaagattttaaaaaataaaatcccttttattttatatggccggccacaccaagcttgggctccaagcttgcttggccggctaCCTAAGGGTGGTtaggaagtgggtatttggtggatataattctctataaataagaggctacgatagagaccgagaggaggaatttattttggtctcccgatgaaattaagcttcccgtgttcgccccgaacacccaatttaatttcatcaataataattcataccactaaagaattattattgaactaccgcaccaaccccaaattacattttggggtccttcttatcatgagtgtgttaatctccctgtgtttaagatgtcgaatgtccactaattaaatgagttactgacaactcactttaattaatatcttagtttaagagtagtaccactcaaccttatcgtcatgtcgaactaagtccacttgcagggtttacatgacaatccttatgagctcctcttggggacattatcacctagattactaggacatagtttcattctataatcaataacataccatataaataataccatttcccaacttatcggacctcttgatttatcgagctaaatcgcaccctttgataaatcaaagaaatgaatattaagtatacgtgcttgttattatatcatgattaagagcagatacttccataataacaaaggtcttgttcttttatttagtcaatataaaaagaacttaccttaaatgatcttgctcaatacactcagagtgtactagtgtaattttatagtcaagataaactaataccaaattacactatgactattccaatggtttgtttctatccatcttagtcgtgagttactgtttataatttataaggaactgataacatgatcttttatgtgtgacaccacacaccatgttatctacaatataaattaattgaacaactacacttaacatataaatgtagacatatgaccaatgtaattctttatttcaaaataaatgtttacaaaaagctaggattttagtatacattctaacagggagttatgcccatgagaagtgaggagcAGAGCCCCGGAGATCCGACCGGCTATATGGTCGATTGGACTAATGATGGGAGTCATGCCTATAcgaagtggggagctgagcctAGAAGATCCGACTCGCTCAGGGGTCGACCAGGTTTATGctaggagtcatgcccatgagaagtggggagttgagccCTGGAGTTCCGACTAACTCAGGGGCCGACTAGGTTTATGCTGGGAGTCATGTCCATGAGAAGAGGAAAGCTGAGCCCCAGAGATAAGACCAACTCTAGGGCCAGTCATGCTTAGTTTGGGAATAATTCCCATGAGAAGCGGGAAATTGAGCCCCAAAAGTTTGACTGACTATAAGGCTGATCGGGTTTatgttgggagtcatgcccataaAAAATGGGTAACTTAGCCCACGAGATCTACTGACTCTATGGCCAGCCGAGCTTATGTTGGAAGTCATGCTCACGAGAAGTGGGGGACTGAGCCCCAAAGGTCTAACCAGCTCTAGGACAGGTCGGGTCTACTAAGCCTCGAAGATCCGACAGGATTTATGGTCGGTCGAACTTATGTtgagagtcatgcccatgagaagtgaggagcTGGCCCCAGAGATCCGACCGACGCTCTAGAAGATGTTTCGAGAGCGTTTGTAAGATTTGCATGCAAGTGAGGAACTGGCTCACGAGAAGAAGAGGAAACATTTGTAAGATTGCATCAATGAGAGGAACTTCAACACATATCTCTTTGACTTTCTCCAAGAATTtgtcaaactcttcatccttcttgatcataacaagtctttgaggaaaagagACTACTTGACTTTGTGAGCAAAGTGGAAGAGTCCTTTCAACCTTGGCGGTACTCTCCTCATCTTCTCGAACCTGAATAGGTTCTTGTGTTGAGGGGGAGAACTCTTCttcaaaattcattcttttttgagcagtcacttggggatctccaaAGGTTCGTCTACTCCTAAGTTCAATTCGATTgtaatgctccataggattaacATCGGGTTTTCCAGGAAGTTGTCCCGATGCTCTATAAGATGAAGAAGTTAACTGGGCAATCTGACcatcctgaatcttttgatgtttttcagaattatccattctctgagtaagtttcaaaatatcttgcttcatttcattctgatttgagataatttcttcaaacatcttttcaattttagatattggaaagccttgagaagattgttgttgttgAAAATTCTACTGCCCATACTGAAAATTAGGTCctacccccatagatggtccttgcttttgattatttctataagaaaaattaggaTGACTTTTCCACCCGGGGTTGTATGTATTtaagtatgggttgttctgtctCTGATTAAAACTCaggattgcatcacattgctccaattgattgatttgtgcagagaTAGCTCCCAAAGGACATGAGTCACTAGAGTgatcagaacttccacatacttcacaagtagATACAATGGTATTGACCGTATTTGAATTAGCTCCCATACTttctaatttctttgtaagagcatccagttttgcagctATTAAAGtaactgcatcaacatcaaactttCCTGACGCTTTTGTTGGGTTTACATAAGAATAGCCACTACTTctctcatttgcccattgatgatgattttgtgttacactttcaattatttcctcagcttcatctaggcttttattcatgagtgcccctccagcagttgAATCTAGGGACACCTTAGTATGataattaatgtcattataaaatgtgtgcaacactaaccacttctccaagccatgatgtgggcattgtctgagcatattattatatctatcccaagtttcaaataaagattctgagtcagcttgtttgaaacttgcaataagattcctcatgTGAGCCGTTTTACTAGGTGGATAGAATTTGTCCAGAAATTGTTGCTTGCATtgttcccatgtggtgatgctatttggagctaaagagTTTAACCATTGCTTAGCTCTGTCTCTTAAAGAAATCCCAAATAATAATAAACGCACTGCttcagaaggaacaccattcattttcattgtaccacatatctcatagaagacctccaagtgttgatttgggtcCTCATGCGGACCTCCGCCAAAATGATTCTGCTACACCATAGAAATAATAgccggtttgatctcaaaattatttgcttcaatagaaggtcttgaaatgctagatcgaccctctagcataaggtgctgcataatcctttaatgATCTATTTGTCATGCTAGAATGTTATTGGTCTTCTTGATGTCTTTGTAATGTTCTTCTTCCATAAAATGTTCTGTATATTtcagggtctagaggaagaagttctcctgtaaagttagatcttcgcatacataAGAAATTTCAACAAGTGTTATCATGAAGTAGAAAGATATACAagatgaaaacagaattctaaagattagttacaactatgctaatgaaaagaaaagaaaagttatgtttagtctaactcaattgataacctctaatgttatagacgcagtccccggcaacggcgctaaAAACTTGTTATCGATCCGTAAGTGTacagattcgtcgtcagtaataaagaaagatatcatatccacaaggactagttataaccactaaagatatctcaacacgaattagctaaataacaaatcaattgatttataaaaactaagtgcaactatgaaaagtaagcatagaaacaagaataaggactatgataaaaggatgttctaggaattttgatttctttataatattattcaatgtaaatgatctaccaaattttattcctcaattgtccatcatatGTAGAAGGTTACTGATTCTCTCTTGTAATAGACAACAggcctaggactaaaatctatatctaaatgtgatcaattaggaatgattcctataatatccttacacgggcttgcctgtcacatgcatccctcggataatcaacatagaaattcattacttctcaaccatatcaagatataaaagattaatgcatacaatctatcttATCTtcttgaatgaccttatttctgttgggtttttcgggccgcgaaaaccgctttttcgcgtcgcggaaaccccgaaaccccgtcaccggatccgtgcgaagtaaaaataaaacaaaaacttacgagtacgagtttcttagacttagttctaaactagatttgcAAGGAGAAAactttttacccttgatgcatgccctttacgaatcccgctcgtccaaggaagtgccggatctcgagatcgtcaagcgtacgatcctctagaagtatccacacgaacaaatgggtggagaaaaactaaacaaaggtgtgctagcacccttgatcagtcacggcaagaggaggagagggagagcttgaggagagagcttggaagaagatgagttgaattggcttgaatgaaaaaatcaatttcattcacacccaataagtggtcggccacaatgggaattgtaacctccattctcatttaatgtggccattaaagagagttgtaaccttcatgaggtggcacatgcatgtgctaaacatgatgatgtggcacatcatcattggccacttaatgccaactcacaaatgatgtggcctaaagtcaagtcaaacttgactcttcctcttcctctcaagtcaagtcaaacttgacttaatctctctcatggttgatctaatccaaccatttaattcaagccaatttaatataatgaatctaattcatttaattaaattgattcaatgagtcataatctaaattagactcattgaacaaatgaatcaacttgagtccaactcaattagcccaattaggattactcttaatccaatttgattcatcacatgaatttaatcctcttggttcatcatatgaacctaatcttcaactaattgtccttagtgtatgaccctataggttcttgtaatgttggcaatgcccctaaacccatttaggagcataagtaatgagcggtatctagcaacacattattactacccaagttacaagaatgttgagatccaacatcaccttgtgactactaattatgactcctcacaatatatgacaagtgtccttctatcctagacatttagattgatcaatgtgaggcatagaccgtgtcatcctctgaccaatctaaatcttgaactccaagtagactcactcgatcaaatgagctcaatatctcatattgactcatttgggcatggtcatgcacttagtggtctcactctatcaagaatatcgatgtctctcctgtcatataggagggatagatcccatctacatcactcacatccctctgcataattcgttacatacccagtaattacctttatagtccacccagttacgggtgacctttgacgaaaccaaagtacataactccttatgtagggatccatggtgacttcaggtctaaagactagtagtcatactaatagccacatgagaaagtatatgacactcatataacgatccatgatactttctcatggcgggtcattcagtatacattctccaatgcatacccatgtgtcaacttgatatctctatatccatgacttgtgagatcaagtcatcgagttgacctacatgctagtcttattgcattaacattgtccctgaatgttaatacttgactaggaatgattaagagtagtgttccctatattatctcactatcggttcaactaaccgattgatataggtaagaaccttctactcaaggacgttattgtactcagtttatttgacaccaatacaagtaagtataataaccaaaaacaaatgcctttatttatataagaatatgatacaacaagtccataatacaatcatcaaatgattggctctagggctctaactaacaatttcaccttcaagattatccctcaatcccttacacgggcttgtttgTCACGTACATCCCTTGGATAATCGAATGAGAAattatctctacaagatccacaagatactcaaacatttaatcaaatatggtaattaagtccaatcacaacaatccacacaagataaaataaatacaaacaagaaaaaatcatagaaataggaaattggcaaatccacaagagtttacatcaaatcatatcacaaatactccctccatcatagaacaaggagatctaatccatagaacaagaaaagaaacccaaagacaagaagatcacaaGCATTTTTAtcccaaaatccaagaagagaaagggaagaaaagcttatctacgatgaagaacggtcttcggatccaatcctcgttctcggagtcgattcgttgaagatcTACCCTTAGATCGTCGGAAAATTCCTCCAAGAAGGTGGGAAATCACCCAAATCTTGTTTTCTCTCAAAAGGGAgaaaccccccccccctttcaaATGATGAAAGAAACTCTTATATAGAGCAGAGATTTTGGGCGCCACACAACCCCAAGACTCGCCCGTATGTGAGACACGACCTAGGTCATTTTCTTCATTGCccatctcacacggtcgtgtgatgcacacgaccgTGACATGTTCTGCCACTGCCATCcttgcacggccatgtagatctacacggcctgtgcTGCCTCCATCTCTGGAACTCATGCACGGTCGTGTCTTGGACACGACCAGGGCTTGTTTGGCTTCTGGGAaaattgcacgaccgtgtagatctatatGGTTGTGTACTTCTTTGGCTCTAGAaggcttgcacgaccgtgtagatatACACTGCCATGGCTCTCTTGGCTTTaaaattggcacggtcgtgtgatgcacacaCGGCCGTGACCTTCTCCTTTTCTGCAGAAACAACACGGGTGAGCATCACCACACGGTCTGGACATTGCCCTGCTCTGCCAATGCTGCATGGGTGAGCATCACCACACGACCTAGGTCACTCTCccatacatggtcgtgtggcactcCAAGATGGTGTCTTCCTCCTTTAGTTAGCTTGCAGATTTGGTGTCGATcataaattcttctccaaataagactcctgcgtacagaaaatgcacaaaaatagatctccgaacaaaaagagtaaatatgctaaaagcaaagctgaaagtatgaaaatgcatagataaagcatacgcaaaatatgtgaatgtgcgtcaaaacatactaaataagtgtatacaatatACGCACATCAGCGGGTTGAGAGCTTTGGacaaaatcctaaggggtggtaaccctaggttgaaattctggtgtcgcgaaccgggtggaagactggacgggtcgtagAGCGGACGcccagcatgaagaccagaagcttcggacactgagcaaaagtccagtcagtctgaaggaccagtctggcaacaggtatattctcctgagtggagtaggtgaggacgcgttcccctgtgagggaacagtaggcgtcggttcgacctagagtttccgaaCGAAAATTCGAAGTtagaactgttggttgctactcggaaaacctaacggtttcactgtacaaaaatt includes these proteins:
- the LOC122051301 gene encoding 26S proteasome non-ATPase regulatory subunit 11 homolog; this encodes MQSTDLPATSDSLALAMEARDHSESIAILYRILENPSSSSEALRIKEQAISNLTDLLTQEKKAENLRSLLTQLRPFFSVIPKAKTAKIVRGVIDAVAKIPGSSDLQISLCKEMVEWTRAEKRTFLRQRVEAKLAALLMENKEYSEALSLLSSLIKEVRRLDDKLLLVDIDLLESKLHFSLRNLPKAKASLTAARTAANAIYVPPAQQGSIDLLSGILHAEEKDYKTAYSYFFEAFEAFNSLEDPRAVFSLKYMLLCKIMVSQADDVAGIISSKAGLQYLGPDLDAMKAVADAHSKRSLKLFETALRDYRAQLEEDPIVHRHLSSLYDTLLEQNLCRLIEPYSRVEIAHIAELIELPVDHVEKKLSQMILDKKFTGTLDQGAGCLIIFDDLKTDAIYPATLDTIANIGKVVDSLYVRSAHIMS